From the genome of Burkholderia cepacia ATCC 25416:
GAGGATCGCAAGGGCGAAGGGTTGCTGCTCACGCAGTCGATCACCGCGAACGTGTCGCTCGGCCAGCTCGACCGGCTGGCGCGCGGCGGCATCGTCGACAGCGCGCGTGAAACGGCGCTCGCCGAGCAGCAGATCGACGCGCTGCGAATCCGCACGCACGGTGCGGCGCAGGCGGTCGGCGAGCTGTCGGGCGGTAATCAGCAGAAGGTCGTGATCGGCCGCTGGCTCGCGCGCGACATGGGCGTGCTGCTGTTCGACGAGCCGACGCGCGGGATCGACGTCGGCGCGAAGTTCGAGATCTACACTTTGATGGGCGCGCTCGCGCGCGAAGGCCGCGCGCTCGTCGTCGTGTCGAGCGACCTGCGTGAGCTGATGCTGATCTGCGACCGGATCGGCGTGATGTCGGCCGGGCGCATGACCGCCGTGTTCGAGCGCGGCAACTGGACCCAGGATGCACTGCTGGCCGCGGCATTCGCCGGCTTCGGCCGCGAGACGCCGCCGGACGGCGCTCGGCATCCGGACGCGGGGCAGGCGCAAGGCGCCGCTCCGGGCACTTCGACGACAGGACGACAGCAATGACCCAGCCTCCCGTATCCCCGACCGACGCAGGCGCGCAGCAGGACGTGACGGGGCGCCGCGCGCGCACGCTGTCCGGCACGCGGCTCGGCCTGTCGAACTATCTCGGGCTCGCCGGCGCGCTTGCCGCGATGATCGTGCTGTTTTCGACGCTGAGCTCGCATTTCCTGACCTACGATACGTTCAGCACGATCGCGAACCAGATTCCCGATCTCGTCGTGATGTCGGTCGGGATGACCTTCGTGCTGATCATCGCCGGGATCGACCTGTCGGTCGGCTCGGTGCTCGCGCTCGCCGCGTCGATGGTCAGCGTCGCCGCGCTGAAATGGCAGTGGGGGCCGCTGCCGGCCGCGCTGATCGGCATCGCGGTCGCGACCGTCACGGGCGCGCTGACGGGCGCGGTCACGGTCGGCTGGCGGATTCCGTCGTTCATCGTGTCGCTCGGCGTGCTGGAGGCCGCACGCGGCCTCGCGTACCAGCTGACGAATTCGCGCACCGCCTATATCGGCGACGCGTTCGATTTCCTGTCGAACCCGATCGCGCTCGGCATCTCGCCG
Proteins encoded in this window:
- a CDS encoding ABC transporter permease, with the translated sequence MTQPPVSPTDAGAQQDVTGRRARTLSGTRLGLSNYLGLAGALAAMIVLFSTLSSHFLTYDTFSTIANQIPDLVVMSVGMTFVLIIAGIDLSVGSVLALAASMVSVAALKWQWGPLPAALIGIAVATVTGALTGAVTVGWRIPSFIVSLGVLEAARGLAYQLTNSRTAYIGDAFDFLSNPIALGISPAFLIAVAVMIAAQFVLTRTVFGRYLVGIGTNEEAVRLAGVNPRPYKILVFALMGALAGLASLFQISRLEAADPNAGVGLELQVIAAVVIGGTSLMGGRGSVISTFFGVLIISVLAAGLAQIGANEPTKRIITGAVIVVAVVLDTYRSRRTRVR